From the genome of Cryptococcus depauperatus CBS 7841 chromosome 1, complete sequence, one region includes:
- a CDS encoding sorting nexin-41: protein MSSNSPPNPFVASPVSSPPVSPPLMAPAVASAVRKPSSLISAASGSPPPKHRASFPDPSKHPKTGATVGGPKTKSGWCCAIDKEISLGEEVHVVDAVKTTEGGTASYITYVIRIGTHTVRRRYSAFLSLHQALTGLYPVLIIPPIPSKQSIADYAVKGQSKAKEDATVIARRRRLLEDFLRRLARHPILGGEHVLHRFLEEGSEVLHSPPISLLPKNPLHAPSHNPTFQPATPTSAGDAPTSTSYIAHHLLPTPSPSHPLRSPDHRFLDSEHFTEKFQDHFAGTMEKVNRRVTKRWGERASDMSELGGIWNGFSLVEQGRLGEAVEKVGQAVDAEYLATAALVSVMFWLQLTNGKLQAWERTTTEPVHIYAQFASLIRSRLSFRHQKHVQFELVQEALETQRDKLDLLEKAEREAHRLEEALERGGSVLVNPSSVDTQEESERAQRRGRSGQGFGLLSAVKHTISGMIDMDPEATRRASIAKTRDNISQLEDSYQAAAQDLKYASATLQADLDRFQRQKVADFRQLAINLSKAHRDWCQQNLEAWQAAKAAIAEIDPHPNQRPPAESQLQVNLSMQTQQNETGADIDVISTREEIERVEAPEPSPTIKAFTHERANETESQVQDVGSGKEQIKQENDVSEHGPLGPL from the exons ATGAGTTCCAACTCACCGCCCAATCCATTTGTGGCCTCTCCTGTGTCCAGCCCGCCGGTGTCTCCTCCGTTAATGGCCCCGGCAGTGGCAAGCGCTGTCCGGAAGCCATCGTCGCTGATCTCGGCGGCGTCGGGTTCTCCTCCGCCAAAACATCGAGCGTCTTTTCCAGACCCGTCAAAACACCCAAAGACAGGAGCGACAGTCGGTGGGCCCAAAACTAAATCAGGCTGGTGCTGTGCGATTGACAAGGAAATCTCGCTTGGCGAGGAGGTCCACGTCGTGGACGCCGTTAAGACGACCGAGGGAGGGACAGCTAGCTATATCACCTATGTGATTAGGATTGGG ACGCACACGGTTCGACGTCGCTACTCGGCGTTTCTCTCGCTGCATCAAGCGCTGACGGGGTTGTACCCGGTGCTCATTATTCCACCTATCCCTTCAAAGCAGTCAATTGCCGATTATGCAGTTAAGGGGCAgagcaaggcaaaagaagacgCCACAGTCATCGcgaggagaaggaggctGTTGGAAGATTTCCTGAGGCGGCTCGCAAGACATCCGATACTCGGAGGCGAGCATGTGTTACATCGCTTCCTGGAAGAGGGT TCAGAGGTGCTTCACTCTCCTCCAATTTCGTTGCTGCCAAAGAATCCTCTTCACGCACCGTCACATAATCCGACGTTTCAGCCCGCTACACCTACATCTGCGGGTGACGCACCAACGAGCACATCGTATATTGCCCATCATTTGCTTCCAAcaccatctccttctcatccGCTTCGCTCACCAGACCACCGTTTTCTAGATTCAGAACACTTCACTGAGAAATTCCAAGATCATTTCGCAGGTACAATGGAAAAAGTGAACAGACGAGTCACAAAGAGATGGGGTGAGAGAGCGAGTGATATGAGCGAACTTGGAGGTATATGGAATGGCTTTAGTCTGGTTGAGCAGGGAAGATTAGGAGAAGCGGTCGAAAAAGTAGGACAAGCGGTTGATGCCGAGTATCTGGCCACAGCGGCATTGGTGAGTGTTATGTTTTGGCTTCAGCTGACAAATGGCAAGCTCCAAGCGTGGGAACGCACTACTACTGAACCTGTCCACATTTATGCGCAATTTGCAAGTCTCATCCGTTCGCGTTTATCGTTCCGACACCAAAAGCATGTCCAATTTGAACTCGTTCAAGAAGCTCTTGAAACGCAAAGAGACAAGCTCGATTTGTTGGAAAAAGCCGAGCGTGAAGCACATCGCTTGGAAGAAGCTTTGGAGAGAGGAGGAAGCGTCTTGGTTAATCCGTCTTCTGTAGATactcaagaagaaagtgaaaGAGCGCAACGACGAGGTCGATCAGGTCAAGGTTTCGGGTTGTTGTCTGCAGTAAAGCACACTATAAGTGGAATGATTGATATGGATCCGGAGGCCACTAGAAGGGCTAGTATTGCTAAAACACGTGACAATATCTCACAG CTGGAAGATTCATATCAAGCAGCAGCACAAGACTTGAAATATGCATCGGCGACTCTCCAAGCGGACCTTGATAGGTttcaaaggcaaaaagtcGCTGATTTCCGTCAACTTGCAATCAACCTTTCCAAAGCACACCGCGATTGGTGCCAGCAA AATCTTGAAGCATGGCAAGCCGCAAAGGCAGCTATCGCTGAGATTGATCCTCATCCCAATCAACGTCCACCTGCAGAATCCCAACTCCAAGTGAATTTATCCATGCAAACCCAACAAAATGAAACAGGAGCAGATATTGATGTAATTTCAACGAGGGAAGAAATCGAAAGAGTGGAAGCGCCTGAGCCGTCTCCTACCATCAAGGCGTTTACGCATGAGCGCGCGAACGAAACAGAGTCTCAGGTCCAGGATGTTGGAAGCGGAAAAGAGCAAATTAAACAAGAGAACGATGTGAGTGAGCATGGACCTTTGGGACCGTTGTAA